The Streptomyces sp. NBC_00335 DNA window AGGCCTTGTCGCGGGCGGAGGCGAACAGCACCCGGGAGTTCTGGATGACCATGACGATGCCGGCGTTGACGATGGCGAGGGCCACGCAGAGGCTGACGAAGGTGCCGACGGCCGAGTTGGACCAGGCGGTCACCATGGTGCCGAGGTCGCCGGAGGTGAGGGCCGCCAGGTCGGGAGCGCCCAGGGTGATGGCGATGACGGGCACCAGGATGACGGCGGCGGAGATGGCGAGGGTGGCGAGCACGGTCCGCGGGACGTTGCGGCGCGGGTTCTCCAGCTCCTCCGAGAGGTAGACGGCCGTGGAGAACCCCTGGGTGACGAAGAGGGCGATGGCGAGCCCGGAGACGACCATCATCGCGGTGACGGTGGAGGTACCGCCGCCCTCCGCCGCCACGGTGCCGTGCACGAGGGCGCCGGCGCCCCGCTCGCTGTGGGCGAAGCCGAGTACGGCGACGAGCCCGGCGGCCACGACCTCCAGGACGAGGAAGATGCCGGTGATCCAGGCGTTGGCCCGCAGGTCGAGGAGGCCGGCGAGGGTGGCGAGCAGCATCACGGCGGCGCCGGCGGCCGGGGCCGGTACGTCGACGACGGGGGCTAGGTAGTCGGCGGTGCCCATGGCGATCACGGGCGGCACGATCATCACGACCAGCAGGGACAGGACGAAGACCAGCCAGCCCGCGAGCCGGCCGGACAGGGTGGACACCATCGCGTATTCGCCGCCGGCGCTGGGGATGAGGGTGCCCAGCTCCGAGTAGCAGAACGCGACCCCGATGCAGAGCAGGGAGCCGATGGCGATGGTGAGCGCGGTCCAGGTGCCGAGGCTGGAGAAGAGGTCCGGGACCACGACGAAGAGGGTCGAGGCCGGCGTCACGCACGAGAGGGTGAGCAGGGTTCCGCCGACGACCCCGATGGAACGCTTGAGCTTCTGGGGCACGGGACCGGTGGCGGGGGAGAGGGCCTGAGGGGCGCTGATCGTGTCAGACATCGGTGCGGTGTTCCGATCGGCAGATGCGGTGAGTGAGCGCGGGAGCGGTATCGCCTCCGAGGCGGTGGTGGGCACGTCTGGTTCGGTGGCTCCCGGGCCGAATGGAATATCCGAGAGATCCGCAGGTCAAGACCTGTTCACCTGCGGATTTCGTCGTCCGGCGGCGGGCCGGCCGCCCTGCGCGTCATGAACGCCGTGTAAACGCTGCGCGATCACCGTGTGCGATAACCGCATGTGACCGCGGGTAAATTTCCCTCCGCTTTGCCCACCCGCCGCCCTCCCGTGTCAGGGGAGGGCGGGGATCCGCTCCAGGACGCCGCCCGCGAAGACGTCGTAGAGCGGGAGCGTCTCCAAGTGGACGTAGCCGATGTGGCACTCGCAGACCGCGAGGGGGCAGGCGCGCGGGCGCAGGGCGGCCCGGTAGGAGCCGTCGTAGAGGTTGCCCAGCTCCGCCTTGACGAAGTGGCAGCGGCGGACCGTGCCGGCGCCGTCCACCGAGATCACCGAGGCGCCCGTGCGGCAGGGCAGGCCCGCCGAGCGGTGCGGGTGGCGGCTGAAGGGGAAGAGCGGGTCCAGGGCGGTCCAGTCGTCCGCTTCCGGATCGGTGTACGTGTGCCCCTCGGCCGCGTTGACCCACAGGTACACCTCGGGCGGCAGCGCGGCGCGCAGCCGGCGGGCCTCCGCGAGGTGTTCGGGCAGGCCGACCACGCCCACGCTGAACCGCACCCCGGCGGCGGTCAGTTCCCGGCACTTGCCCAGGAAGCGGTCGTACGGGGTCTGCCCCGGGTGGTACGTGCACCACAGCGCGAGCGTGTCCCGGTCGGCCTCGGCGGTCCAGCCGGTGCGGCCGCTCAGGTTGGTCTGGATCGCGACCCGGCGCACGTGCGGCAGGTGCGACAGCTCCACCAGGGCGCGCCGGTACCAGGAGCGGACCAATCCCTCGCCCCACGGGGTGAACAGGACGGACAGCCGGTCGCCGGTGTTCCCGGCGGCCCAGCCGGTGAACCGTTCCAGGGCGGCCCGGTCTGCCGTCAGCAGCTCCCGGCTGTCGCGCCGCTTGGCGAACGGGCAGTAGGGGCAGTCGTAGTCGCAGGAGGACAGCGGGCCCCGGTAGAGCACGGTCAGGTCCATCGGGGCCCCGCTCGCCGCCCCTCTCGCCGCCCCGGCGCCGGCCCCGGCCCCGGTCACTTGCGCGCGTACGCGGCCATCGTGGCCCGTACGTCCGCCGAGAACAGTGCCGGGCCCGCCGCGTCCGAGTGCGCCAGACCCTCCGGGGAAAGCCGCAGCAGCTCCGGGTCGTCCACGAGCCAGCCGCGCTCCGCGAAGGCCGACAGCTCCGCCGGGAAGTCCTCCCACGGACCGCTCCCGAACCGCTCCCGGTACTCGCCCACCGGCATCCCGCGCGCCTGGAGGAGGGACTGCAGGAGGTGCCTGCGCCGGGCCTCCTGCCCGTCGATCCACCGGCCGTGCTCGGCCCGCGCGAAGTCCTCCTCCGGGCGGCTCACGTAGTCGTCGATGATGCCGCGGATCTCGCTCATGCCGACCGCGTAGTCGAAGGAGTAGTGCAGCCCGGCCGTGTAGGAGCGGGCCCCGCAGCCGAGACCGATCATGCCGTCGGTCTGACAGGCGTGGTCCTCCGGGCC harbors:
- a CDS encoding STM4011 family radical SAM protein codes for the protein MDLTVLYRGPLSSCDYDCPYCPFAKRRDSRELLTADRAALERFTGWAAGNTGDRLSVLFTPWGEGLVRSWYRRALVELSHLPHVRRVAIQTNLSGRTGWTAEADRDTLALWCTYHPGQTPYDRFLGKCRELTAAGVRFSVGVVGLPEHLAEARRLRAALPPEVYLWVNAAEGHTYTDPEADDWTALDPLFPFSRHPHRSAGLPCRTGASVISVDGAGTVRRCHFVKAELGNLYDGSYRAALRPRACPLAVCECHIGYVHLETLPLYDVFAGGVLERIPALP
- a CDS encoding APC family permease; the protein is MSDTISAPQALSPATGPVPQKLKRSIGVVGGTLLTLSCVTPASTLFVVVPDLFSSLGTWTALTIAIGSLLCIGVAFCYSELGTLIPSAGGEYAMVSTLSGRLAGWLVFVLSLLVVMIVPPVIAMGTADYLAPVVDVPAPAAGAAVMLLATLAGLLDLRANAWITGIFLVLEVVAAGLVAVLGFAHSERGAGALVHGTVAAEGGGTSTVTAMMVVSGLAIALFVTQGFSTAVYLSEELENPRRNVPRTVLATLAISAAVILVPVIAITLGAPDLAALTSGDLGTMVTAWSNSAVGTFVSLCVALAIVNAGIVMVIQNSRVLFASARDKAWPAPVNSALSRLGRFGSPWVATLLVGIPGAAMCFVNLDTLYGVTGVSVTGMYLLVAVAALSSRRGAHRESAAWRMPLWPAVPVVLILVFAYILTQQETQYLLWTGGITAVATLYWALYLRPRQDTRWLVTIPVDEDDPASAAAAAGSV